A window of the Microbacterium sp. AZCO genome harbors these coding sequences:
- a CDS encoding SAM-dependent methyltransferase, with protein sequence MSSQIHGVGTTAVAVAAARALESTRPDALVHDPWAATLVAASRIDVPYPARWPDDLAAVPPLEQSLLLGSLYIGLRTRFIDDELGAGGLRQVVILGSGLDTRSWRLDWPEDTTVFELDTDSVVSFVGAALVSPPRARRVPVAADVTQPWAANIVAHGFRPAEPTHWVLEGLLPYLSAHDQAAVLDDVAHLSAPGSRAVIERAVPIEDTPDARERLATFAQATGLPMDEVLSRADPPDPAGLLAAAGWAADSTTITDLERRYGRAIRIGDSATPSSRGGFVTAHRPRR encoded by the coding sequence ATGTCCTCCCAGATCCACGGGGTCGGCACGACGGCGGTCGCCGTCGCGGCGGCGCGCGCCCTCGAGTCGACCCGCCCCGACGCCCTCGTGCATGATCCGTGGGCGGCGACGCTGGTCGCAGCATCCCGAATCGACGTCCCGTACCCCGCGAGGTGGCCCGACGACCTCGCCGCCGTGCCACCGCTCGAACAGTCCCTGCTCCTCGGCTCGCTCTACATCGGCCTGCGCACCCGCTTCATCGACGACGAGTTGGGCGCGGGCGGACTGCGCCAGGTCGTGATCCTCGGCAGCGGCCTCGACACGCGATCGTGGCGACTCGACTGGCCCGAGGACACGACAGTCTTCGAGCTCGACACCGACAGCGTCGTCTCGTTCGTCGGCGCCGCACTCGTGAGCCCGCCGCGGGCGAGGCGGGTGCCCGTCGCGGCGGATGTGACCCAGCCGTGGGCGGCGAACATCGTGGCGCACGGGTTCCGCCCCGCGGAGCCGACGCACTGGGTGCTCGAAGGTCTCCTGCCCTACCTTTCGGCGCACGACCAGGCGGCCGTGCTCGACGACGTCGCGCACCTCTCCGCGCCGGGCTCGCGCGCCGTCATCGAGCGGGCCGTGCCTATCGAAGACACACCCGACGCCCGGGAGAGACTCGCGACCTTCGCGCAGGCGACGGGCCTTCCGATGGACGAGGTGCTCTCGCGGGCCGATCCGCCCGACCCGGCCGGTCTGCTCGCCGCGGCCGGCTGGGCGGCTGACAGCACCACGATCACCGACCTCGAACGCCGGTACGGTCGCGCGATCCGGATCGGCGATTCCGCGACGCCGAGCTCGCGCGGCGGCTTCGTCACCGCACACCGCCCGCGCCGCTGA
- a CDS encoding zinc-ribbon domain-containing protein has protein sequence MAERVEAWWARRQFSRGLDVPYEIGTYREAWAAYPALIRQYHPDLNAGITLTQIPPAADVLLLWQCEAGHLFAATPTEQRARPGRERRRSAWCPECALLAVPPRVQPAGKPTAKRPKPRRELCGKTPDLPVGEAFASDCAPKPASAVEAELRAELVARIVTTTGVNAVRVGRPFFDHVEVWPDILLPELRIAVEYDSIGRFGLEHLGTREDADRRKDRTLRAAHWEVVRIRTGRLEKLGPYDLQLSSLGKTGVDKLIDVFRDIRGPLLVDAYLT, from the coding sequence ATGGCGGAACGGGTCGAGGCGTGGTGGGCGCGCAGGCAGTTCTCGCGCGGCCTCGACGTGCCGTACGAGATCGGCACGTACCGGGAGGCGTGGGCCGCCTACCCGGCGCTCATCCGGCAGTACCACCCCGATCTCAACGCCGGCATCACGCTGACGCAGATCCCGCCGGCGGCTGACGTGCTCCTGCTCTGGCAGTGCGAGGCGGGCCACCTGTTCGCGGCGACCCCGACCGAGCAGCGGGCGCGACCCGGGCGCGAGCGGCGGCGGTCGGCGTGGTGCCCGGAGTGCGCGTTGCTCGCGGTGCCGCCCCGCGTACAGCCCGCCGGGAAGCCCACGGCGAAGCGGCCGAAGCCGCGGCGCGAGCTGTGCGGGAAGACGCCCGATCTGCCCGTCGGCGAGGCGTTCGCGAGCGACTGCGCACCGAAGCCGGCATCGGCGGTCGAGGCCGAGCTGCGCGCCGAGCTCGTCGCGCGCATCGTCACGACGACGGGCGTCAACGCCGTGCGCGTGGGGCGCCCGTTCTTCGACCACGTCGAGGTGTGGCCCGACATCCTGCTGCCCGAGCTGCGCATCGCGGTGGAGTACGACAGCATCGGGCGCTTCGGGCTCGAGCATCTCGGCACGCGCGAGGATGCCGACCGCCGGAAGGACCGCACGCTGCGGGCCGCCCACTGGGAGGTCGTGCGCATCCGCACCGGCAGGCTCGAGAAGCTCGGACCGTACGACCTGCAGCTCTCCTCGCTCGGCAAGACGGGCGTCGACAAGCTGATCGACGTCTTCCGCGACATCCGCGGTCCGCTCCTCGTCGACGCGTACCTCACGTGA
- a CDS encoding PLP-dependent aminotransferase family protein translates to MTIDTLPALDRRTALVSAFTAPKGFGDQTLRDRRADAIELLGGIPDPSVLPARELAEATARVLGQPGLPALQYSRTEGIPALREWIAAREGVPVSRIIVTNGGFHGLALSIQATVERGDLVAVDNPIFPLFLRGLELSAAETLPVRVGREGIDLEELGRLLAEGARPAALYTVPDFHNPTQGSLSLEGRRELVRLAEHYGFVVFADNPYRELRFTGAAPEEEPFNHSERVIHVNTFTKTLGPGLRLGWVVLPESLVSDIVALRSRQDSHSSTFVQAVVADLLTTDPDLFDRTLDRARALYASRACTLAEALEREAPGAFDIEVPAGGLFLWPRLRDDNVEADRLAVDASAEGVDYQRGSFFPSGPGTDAARHLRLAFGDTSEERLAEAAARLGRALRRQRG, encoded by the coding sequence ATGACCATCGACACCCTCCCCGCCCTCGACCGGCGGACTGCGCTCGTCTCCGCCTTCACGGCGCCGAAGGGATTCGGCGACCAGACCCTGCGCGACCGCCGAGCCGACGCGATCGAGCTGCTCGGCGGCATCCCGGACCCGAGCGTCCTTCCCGCCCGGGAACTGGCGGAGGCGACTGCCCGCGTGCTCGGCCAGCCGGGTCTTCCGGCGCTGCAGTACTCGCGCACGGAGGGCATCCCGGCGCTCCGGGAGTGGATCGCGGCCCGCGAGGGCGTGCCCGTCTCGCGCATCATCGTGACCAACGGCGGATTCCACGGCCTGGCGCTCTCGATCCAGGCGACCGTCGAACGCGGCGACCTCGTGGCCGTGGACAACCCGATCTTCCCGCTCTTCCTCCGCGGGCTCGAGCTGTCGGCGGCCGAGACGCTTCCCGTGCGCGTCGGCCGCGAAGGGATCGACCTCGAGGAGCTCGGCCGACTGCTGGCCGAGGGGGCGCGGCCGGCGGCGCTCTACACGGTGCCCGACTTCCACAACCCGACACAGGGGTCGCTGTCGCTCGAGGGCCGCCGCGAGCTCGTCCGTCTCGCCGAGCACTACGGCTTCGTCGTGTTCGCCGACAACCCGTACCGCGAGCTGCGGTTCACGGGCGCCGCGCCGGAGGAGGAGCCGTTCAACCACTCCGAGCGGGTCATCCACGTCAACACGTTCACGAAGACGCTCGGCCCTGGCCTGCGGCTCGGCTGGGTGGTGCTGCCGGAGTCGCTCGTGTCCGACATCGTCGCGCTGCGCAGCCGCCAGGACTCGCACTCGTCGACGTTCGTGCAGGCCGTCGTCGCCGACCTGCTCACGACCGACCCCGACCTCTTCGATCGCACCCTGGACCGCGCCCGGGCGCTCTATGCCTCGCGGGCGTGCACGCTCGCCGAGGCGCTCGAGCGCGAAGCGCCCGGCGCCTTCGACATCGAGGTGCCCGCCGGCGGACTCTTCCTGTGGCCGCGGCTGCGCGACGACAACGTCGAGGCGGACCGTCTCGCCGTCGACGCGAGCGCGGAGGGGGTGGACTACCAACGGGGGTCGTTCTTCCCGTCGGGACCGGGAACGGATGCCGCCCGCCACCTCCGCCTCGCGTTCGGCGACACGTCGGAGGAGCGCCTCGCCGAAGCCGCGGCCCGCCTCGGGCGCGCGCTGCGGCGGCAGCGGGGCTGA
- a CDS encoding ABC transporter ATP-binding protein translates to MTTSELLRVDGLSVSYGSTQVVFDAGFALARGESLALIGESGSGKSTIARSILRLLPDGARASGSVLFEGTDTLALSEARFRPLRGRKIGFVPQDPANALNPVRRIGAQAHEAAALVEPRDARARRLLILDTFEKVGLHDPQRVYDSYPHQLSGGMLQRVLIGLALIPAPALIVADEPTSALDVTIQKRILDLLTELQTDRGIGLLLITHDLAIAGERTDRIVVLRDGRVQDAGGTADVFARPASDYTLRLQGDAPALNPSRYSGLRGLRLPVVGAAAPKIEVAGLTKSFDGGAVKALDDVSFSVPAGTTHALVGESGSGKTTALRMLLGLEQPDAGTLLVDGQSVVGRTADDVRSIRRHLQLVYQNPFTSLDPAWRVGTIVREPLERYRVGSRRERATRVAEMLDAVGLTAAHARRRPAELSGGQRQRVAIARALVLEPDVIVLDEPTSALDVSVQADILEVLLKLQAERGLTYLFVSHDLALVRQVADTVSVLRRGKVVESGTVDRVFAAPREDYTVSLLSAIPRPDVRADIELARTA, encoded by the coding sequence ATGACGACTTCCGAGCTCCTCCGGGTCGACGGCCTCTCCGTCTCGTACGGCTCGACCCAGGTCGTGTTCGACGCCGGCTTCGCCCTGGCCCGCGGCGAGAGCCTCGCGCTCATCGGGGAATCCGGATCGGGCAAGTCCACGATCGCCCGCTCGATCCTGCGGCTGCTTCCCGACGGCGCGCGTGCCTCGGGGTCGGTGCTCTTCGAGGGCACCGACACGCTCGCGCTGTCGGAGGCCCGCTTCCGGCCCCTGCGGGGGCGGAAGATCGGCTTCGTGCCCCAGGATCCGGCCAACGCGCTCAACCCCGTGCGGCGCATCGGCGCGCAGGCGCACGAGGCCGCTGCGCTCGTCGAGCCGCGCGATGCCCGGGCCCGCCGGCTCCTCATCCTCGACACGTTCGAGAAGGTCGGCCTGCACGATCCGCAGCGCGTCTACGACTCGTACCCGCACCAGCTGTCGGGAGGGATGCTGCAGCGCGTGCTCATCGGTCTCGCGCTGATCCCCGCCCCGGCGCTGATCGTGGCCGACGAGCCGACGAGTGCGCTCGACGTGACGATCCAGAAGCGGATCCTCGATCTGCTGACCGAGCTCCAGACGGACCGCGGCATCGGGCTGCTCCTCATCACGCACGACCTCGCGATCGCGGGGGAGCGGACCGACCGCATCGTCGTGCTCAGGGACGGACGGGTTCAGGATGCCGGGGGCACGGCCGACGTGTTCGCGCGGCCCGCATCCGACTACACCCTGCGCCTGCAGGGCGATGCGCCCGCCCTCAACCCCTCGCGGTACAGCGGTCTCCGCGGGCTGCGACTGCCGGTCGTCGGGGCCGCCGCTCCCAAGATCGAGGTCGCGGGGCTGACGAAGTCGTTCGATGGGGGAGCGGTGAAGGCGCTCGACGACGTGTCGTTCTCGGTGCCCGCCGGCACGACCCACGCGCTCGTCGGGGAGTCCGGCTCCGGCAAGACGACGGCGCTGCGCATGCTCCTGGGGCTCGAGCAGCCGGACGCCGGCACGCTCCTCGTGGACGGGCAGTCGGTGGTCGGGCGCACCGCCGACGACGTGCGCAGCATCCGTCGCCATCTGCAGCTGGTGTACCAGAACCCCTTCACGTCGCTCGACCCCGCCTGGCGCGTCGGCACGATCGTGCGCGAGCCGCTCGAGCGGTACCGGGTCGGCTCGCGACGGGAGCGCGCGACGCGCGTCGCGGAGATGCTCGACGCCGTCGGCCTCACGGCCGCCCATGCGCGTCGTCGTCCCGCCGAGCTGTCCGGTGGCCAGCGTCAGCGCGTCGCGATCGCCCGCGCGCTCGTGCTCGAGCCCGATGTGATCGTGCTCGACGAGCCGACGAGCGCGCTCGACGTGAGCGTGCAGGCCGACATCCTGGAGGTGCTCCTGAAGCTCCAGGCCGAGCGGGGCCTCACCTACCTCTTCGTGTCGCACGACCTCGCGCTCGTGCGACAGGTCGCCGACACGGTCTCGGTGCTCCGCCGCGGGAAGGTCGTCGAGTCCGGAACGGTCGACCGCGTCTTCGCGGCCCCCCGGGAGGACTACACGGTGTCGCTGCTCTCGGCGATCCCGCGCCCCGACGTCCGCGCCGACATCGAACTCGCCCGCACCGCGTAA
- a CDS encoding ABC transporter permease: MTGAALTVRRPVVATRAFATAVPPTVVLSFLALALVLAWAVVPSLFTSYSPAVGVPADKFLPPSLVHYFGTDQLGRDQFARVVFGTQSSVLSALVAVVIGVVAGGAIGLIAGFFSGWTDVALARVVDVLLAIPSFLLAVVIVSSLGFQTINAAIATGVSAVAVFARVMRSEVIKTRRAVFVEASALQGGSRGHILFRHVLPNASRSVLTLAVLQFGLSILVIAGLAFLGYGDPPPASDWGLLISSGKDYPRAPWLVFFPALVTVVTVLSINRLSRWLRKTS; this comes from the coding sequence ATGACCGGCGCCGCACTCACGGTCCGCCGCCCGGTCGTCGCGACCCGCGCATTCGCGACCGCCGTGCCCCCGACCGTCGTCCTGTCGTTCCTCGCGCTCGCCCTCGTGCTCGCGTGGGCCGTCGTGCCGTCGCTGTTCACGTCGTACAGCCCGGCGGTCGGCGTTCCCGCCGACAAGTTCCTGCCGCCGAGCCTCGTGCACTATTTCGGCACCGATCAGCTCGGACGCGACCAGTTCGCCCGCGTCGTCTTCGGCACGCAGTCGTCGGTGCTGAGCGCGCTCGTGGCCGTGGTGATCGGCGTCGTCGCCGGCGGCGCGATCGGCCTCATCGCCGGCTTCTTCAGCGGCTGGACGGATGTCGCGCTCGCCCGCGTCGTCGACGTCCTGCTCGCCATCCCGAGCTTCCTCCTCGCGGTCGTCATCGTGAGCTCGCTGGGGTTCCAGACGATCAACGCCGCGATCGCCACGGGCGTCTCGGCGGTCGCCGTCTTCGCCCGCGTCATGCGGTCGGAGGTGATCAAGACCCGCCGCGCCGTCTTCGTCGAGGCGTCCGCCCTCCAGGGAGGATCGCGCGGCCACATCCTCTTCCGCCACGTACTGCCCAACGCCTCGCGGTCGGTGCTGACCCTCGCCGTGCTGCAGTTCGGTCTGTCGATCCTCGTGATCGCGGGGCTCGCGTTCCTCGGCTACGGCGACCCGCCGCCCGCGTCGGACTGGGGTCTGCTCATCTCGTCCGGCAAGGACTATCCCCGCGCGCCGTGGCTCGTGTTCTTCCCCGCGCTCGTCACGGTCGTGACGGTGCTCTCGATCAATCGCCTCAGCCGCTGGCTGCGCAAGACCTCCTGA
- a CDS encoding ABC transporter permease codes for MKSPYARFALSRTAQAVVVVLLAYVFTFIVISVLPGDPVSSTLKNPDNGFTQDEIDKIVAYYGLDEPLLAQLWTSLTRFLTGDFGISLRSNLPVRDLIAQALPSTLILASTALVVAIVLAALIAWGTQVLPAKYGQGVPRALPSLFLSVPNFVIGLLLIQVFAFGLGLFRIIDSESPWSTFFAAIALGIPVSAQLAEVFIANLDHESRQEYVAVARSQGLRRTRVFAKHLVKPSALPTVTVLALIVGELLGGSLITESIFGRTGIGSLVQSAVASQDLPVLQAVVSLAAVVFVVVNLVADLAYPLLDPRVSLERALRSRAVSPAADQPIHSPLQEEVSVI; via the coding sequence ATGAAATCCCCCTACGCGCGCTTCGCGCTGTCGCGCACGGCGCAGGCGGTCGTGGTCGTGCTGCTCGCCTACGTGTTCACGTTCATCGTGATCAGCGTGCTGCCCGGCGACCCCGTGTCGAGCACGCTGAAGAACCCCGACAACGGCTTCACGCAGGACGAGATCGACAAGATCGTCGCCTACTACGGCCTCGACGAGCCGCTGCTTGCGCAGCTCTGGACCTCTCTCACACGCTTCCTCACGGGCGACTTCGGCATCTCGCTGCGCTCGAACCTGCCGGTGCGCGACCTCATCGCGCAGGCGCTGCCCTCGACGCTCATCCTCGCCTCGACGGCCCTCGTGGTCGCCATCGTCCTCGCGGCGCTCATCGCGTGGGGCACGCAGGTGCTCCCGGCCAAGTACGGTCAGGGCGTGCCGCGGGCGCTCCCGTCGCTCTTCCTCTCGGTGCCGAACTTCGTCATCGGCCTCCTCCTCATTCAGGTCTTCGCCTTCGGGCTCGGACTCTTCCGGATCATCGACTCGGAGAGTCCTTGGTCGACGTTCTTCGCGGCCATCGCGCTCGGCATCCCGGTGTCGGCGCAGCTCGCGGAGGTGTTCATCGCCAACCTCGACCACGAGTCGCGGCAGGAATACGTCGCCGTCGCCCGCTCGCAGGGGCTGCGTCGCACGCGCGTGTTCGCGAAGCACCTCGTGAAGCCCTCGGCGCTGCCGACCGTCACGGTGCTCGCGCTCATCGTGGGGGAGCTGCTCGGCGGGTCGCTCATCACGGAGTCGATCTTCGGACGCACGGGCATCGGAAGCCTCGTGCAGAGCGCCGTCGCGAGCCAGGACCTGCCGGTGCTGCAGGCCGTCGTGTCGCTCGCCGCCGTCGTCTTCGTCGTCGTGAACCTCGTCGCCGACCTCGCCTACCCGCTCCTCGACCCGCGCGTGAGCCTCGAGCGCGCGCTGCGGTCGCGTGCCGTATCGCCCGCCGCCGATCAGCCCATCCATTCCCCGCTCCAGGAGGAGGTGAGCGTCATATGA
- a CDS encoding ABC transporter substrate-binding protein has product MILRTRHTFRRAALAAAAAAATIALLAGCAGGGTPQASGASDEPKDGGDITFLIDSLGATWIPNSSSISSYQGNVWGEITDKLIYVDPDGKLSPWVAESWDQNDAATEFTIHLKDGVTFSDGTPLDAAAVVANIDVWAKGQPDKGIARIGLFPSANYVGAEAVDDSTVKVTFSKPTLSFIPTLGYHGSILISPKTLALPAEEQADLSNDIGSGPFVVKSWKEGDNVVLAKRDDYSWGPEALGHTGPAYLDSITYKIVAEPTLRTGSVESGQADVAYNASPQELDALKDEGFVVGVPRYLGFANGYALNVTTAPFGDKAVRQAFSHGIDRDEILSTVYTDDWHAAETFVQSNVPEATDHTDAFAYDPDKAEELLDDAGWVKGADGIREKDGQQLAVTLYANPYLATSKAIDELVAQQLAKIGFKIDIEAYDVVTYGQKVIGNKTLAANEITRSFVDIGTIPGVLTASNPGDEDWFKVGTSDATLNDLAAQVSSATDTDSRAKTFDELQQYVLEQGYFVPITQIVQRIYVQTPDLKDVTYNGLAYANYYTAWLDR; this is encoded by the coding sequence ATGATCCTCCGCACCAGACACACGTTCCGACGCGCCGCGCTCGCCGCCGCCGCCGCGGCCGCGACCATCGCCCTCCTCGCCGGCTGCGCGGGCGGCGGCACCCCGCAGGCCAGCGGCGCCTCGGACGAGCCCAAGGACGGCGGCGACATCACGTTCCTCATCGACTCGCTCGGCGCCACCTGGATCCCCAACTCGAGCTCCATCTCGAGCTACCAGGGCAACGTCTGGGGCGAGATCACCGACAAGCTGATCTACGTCGACCCCGACGGCAAGCTGAGCCCCTGGGTCGCCGAGAGCTGGGACCAGAACGACGCCGCGACCGAGTTCACGATCCACCTCAAGGACGGCGTCACCTTCTCCGATGGCACGCCGCTGGATGCCGCGGCCGTCGTCGCCAACATCGATGTGTGGGCGAAGGGACAGCCCGACAAGGGCATTGCCCGCATCGGCCTGTTCCCGTCCGCCAACTACGTCGGCGCCGAGGCCGTCGACGACTCCACCGTCAAGGTCACCTTCTCGAAGCCGACGCTGAGCTTCATTCCGACCCTCGGGTACCACGGCTCGATCCTCATCTCGCCGAAGACGCTCGCCCTCCCCGCCGAGGAGCAGGCCGATCTCTCGAACGACATCGGCAGCGGACCCTTCGTCGTGAAGTCGTGGAAGGAGGGCGACAACGTCGTCCTCGCCAAGCGCGACGACTACAGTTGGGGCCCGGAGGCCCTCGGCCACACCGGCCCGGCGTACCTCGATTCGATCACGTACAAGATCGTCGCCGAGCCCACGCTGCGCACGGGATCGGTCGAATCGGGACAGGCGGATGTCGCGTACAACGCGTCGCCCCAGGAGCTGGATGCCTTGAAGGATGAAGGCTTCGTCGTCGGCGTGCCGCGCTACCTCGGCTTCGCCAACGGCTATGCGCTCAACGTCACGACGGCGCCATTCGGCGACAAGGCCGTCCGACAGGCCTTCTCGCACGGCATCGACCGCGACGAGATCCTCTCCACCGTCTACACCGACGACTGGCACGCGGCCGAGACGTTCGTGCAGAGCAACGTTCCCGAGGCGACCGACCACACGGATGCCTTCGCGTACGACCCCGACAAGGCCGAGGAGCTCCTCGACGACGCCGGCTGGGTGAAGGGGGCGGACGGCATCCGCGAGAAGGACGGCCAGCAGCTCGCGGTCACGCTCTACGCCAACCCCTACCTCGCCACCTCGAAGGCGATCGACGAGCTCGTCGCCCAGCAGCTCGCGAAGATCGGCTTCAAGATCGACATCGAGGCGTACGACGTCGTCACGTACGGCCAGAAGGTCATCGGCAACAAGACGCTCGCCGCGAACGAGATCACCCGCAGCTTCGTCGACATCGGCACGATCCCGGGGGTTCTCACCGCGAGCAACCCGGGCGACGAGGACTGGTTCAAGGTCGGCACGAGCGACGCGACCCTCAACGACCTGGCGGCGCAGGTCTCGTCGGCCACCGACACCGACTCGCGCGCGAAGACCTTCGACGAGCTGCAGCAGTACGTCCTCGAGCAGGGCTACTTCGTGCCGATCACGCAGATCGTGCAGCGCATCTACGTGCAGACGCCCGACCTGAAGGACGTCACGTACAACGGCCTCGCCTACGCGAACTACTACACCGCCTGGCTCGACCGCTGA
- a CDS encoding FAD-linked oxidase C-terminal domain-containing protein, translated as MAAPASVSDPARTSALSAVLDDLAASLPHLEVIAPSAETVAYLDDAATRHARRDAASGPAVALPSTADEVQEVVRTAARHGVTIVPRGAGTGLSGGASASRDQLVVSTERLNRIVEVSPLDEVAVVEPGVLNAALNEHLAPWGLFYAPDPASYEISTIGGNVATNAGGLRCAKYGVTRESVLALDVVLADGELLTIGHRSIKGVTGLDLVSLFVGSEGVLGIVVRVTVRLRPIPVARRTVSAFFDTTEAGASALAAITRSPVRPAVIEFLDGRTLANIDRHRGTTLTARGGALLLIELDGYGIDEQFGDLREALHAVGGRVTAETDADGEALWALRRGGRGFDERSWFAGGDIAVPKSRIPDVYAALPELERRFGVEIGSVAHAGDGNLHPVITKPIPDGADPLSPPAELHDAADELVRLALALGGTVSGEHGIGTVKRELAALELSPRSRQAQLAVKAAFDPFELLNPGKAL; from the coding sequence ATGGCCGCGCCCGCTTCCGTCAGCGACCCCGCCCGCACGAGCGCTCTCAGCGCCGTGCTGGACGACCTCGCCGCGTCGCTCCCGCACCTCGAGGTGATCGCGCCGTCGGCCGAGACGGTCGCCTATCTCGATGACGCCGCGACGCGGCATGCGCGGAGGGATGCCGCATCCGGCCCCGCCGTGGCGCTCCCGTCCACAGCGGACGAGGTGCAGGAGGTCGTCCGCACCGCGGCGCGCCACGGCGTCACGATCGTTCCGCGCGGCGCCGGCACCGGCCTGTCGGGCGGAGCCTCGGCATCCCGCGATCAGCTCGTCGTCTCGACCGAGCGACTGAACCGCATCGTCGAGGTCTCTCCGCTCGACGAGGTCGCGGTCGTCGAGCCGGGCGTGCTGAACGCCGCGCTCAACGAGCACCTCGCCCCGTGGGGCCTCTTCTACGCGCCCGACCCGGCGAGCTACGAGATCTCGACGATCGGGGGCAACGTCGCGACGAATGCGGGCGGCCTCCGGTGCGCCAAGTACGGCGTGACGCGCGAGTCGGTGCTCGCGCTCGACGTCGTCCTCGCCGACGGAGAGCTCCTCACGATCGGGCACCGATCCATCAAGGGCGTCACGGGGCTCGACCTCGTGTCGCTGTTCGTCGGCTCGGAAGGCGTGCTGGGGATCGTCGTGCGCGTGACGGTGAGGCTGCGGCCGATCCCCGTCGCGCGGCGGACGGTGTCGGCGTTCTTCGACACGACCGAGGCCGGAGCATCGGCGCTCGCCGCCATCACGCGCAGCCCGGTGCGACCAGCCGTCATCGAGTTCCTCGACGGCCGCACTCTCGCCAACATCGATCGGCACCGCGGCACGACCCTGACCGCACGGGGTGGGGCCCTGCTCCTCATCGAGCTCGACGGCTACGGCATCGACGAGCAGTTCGGCGACCTGCGCGAGGCGCTGCACGCCGTCGGCGGGCGGGTGACGGCCGAGACCGATGCCGACGGCGAGGCCCTCTGGGCTCTGCGCCGCGGCGGCCGCGGCTTCGACGAGCGCTCGTGGTTCGCGGGCGGCGACATCGCCGTGCCGAAGTCGCGCATCCCCGACGTCTACGCGGCGCTTCCCGAGCTCGAGCGCCGGTTCGGCGTCGAGATCGGCTCGGTCGCGCACGCGGGCGACGGCAATCTCCACCCCGTCATCACCAAGCCGATCCCCGACGGCGCCGACCCGCTCTCGCCGCCCGCCGAGCTGCACGACGCTGCCGACGAACTCGTGCGCCTCGCACTGGCGCTGGGCGGAACCGTGAGCGGCGAACACGGCATCGGCACCGTCAAGCGCGAGCTCGCAGCCCTCGAGCTCTCGCCCCGCAGCCGTCAGGCGCAGCTCGCCGTCAAGGCCGCCTTCGACCCCTTCGAGCTGCTCAACCCCGGCAAGGCCCTCTGA
- a CDS encoding DUF2127 domain-containing protein, producing MPPRTRDRVLDLVFLLGVLFKGIDGLVELIAGVVLLILTPSQLLDLAHALTAGELAQDPHDILANLVLHGIQHLDSATATFVALYLLLHGVVKLAIVAALLLGTRRIYPWAIGALLAFLVFQVYELIVHPTITVVLLTLFDALIIVLTWREWRNDRTFRETMRSTLDWVLRRPAA from the coding sequence ATGCCTCCCCGCACGCGCGATCGAGTGCTCGACCTCGTCTTCCTCCTCGGCGTGCTGTTCAAGGGCATCGACGGGCTCGTCGAACTCATCGCGGGCGTCGTGCTGCTGATCCTCACGCCCAGCCAGCTCCTCGACCTCGCGCACGCGCTCACAGCGGGGGAGCTGGCGCAGGATCCGCACGACATCCTCGCGAACCTCGTGCTGCACGGCATCCAGCACCTGGATTCCGCGACGGCGACCTTCGTCGCGCTGTATCTCCTGCTGCACGGCGTCGTGAAGCTCGCGATCGTCGCGGCGCTGCTGCTCGGCACGCGTCGCATCTACCCCTGGGCGATCGGGGCGCTGCTCGCGTTCCTCGTGTTCCAGGTGTACGAGCTGATCGTCCATCCGACGATCACTGTCGTGCTGCTGACGCTGTTCGACGCGCTCATCATCGTGCTGACGTGGCGCGAGTGGCGCAACGACCGCACTTTCCGCGAGACGATGCGCAGCACCCTGGACTGGGTGCTCCGGCGCCCGGCCGCGTGA
- a CDS encoding short chain dehydrogenase: MSKRVLIVGANGLIGSRVASELEARGHEIVRASRSSGEQVDLLDIDSIASLYERIGTVDAVVAAAGVVPFKPFTELTVDDFRAGLTDKALGQIALVTLGHAHVSAGGSFTLTSGVLADQVVATGAAASAVNGALNSFVIAAATGLPQDQRINAVSPNVLLEAESYHSSFPGFVPVPAADVVQAYIRAVEGVETGRVFSV, encoded by the coding sequence ATGTCGAAGCGCGTTCTGATCGTCGGAGCGAACGGCCTCATCGGCAGTCGCGTCGCGTCCGAGCTCGAGGCCCGCGGCCACGAGATCGTGCGCGCGTCCCGGTCGAGCGGCGAGCAGGTCGACCTCCTCGACATCGACTCGATCGCGTCGCTGTACGAGCGGATCGGAACGGTGGATGCTGTCGTCGCGGCCGCCGGCGTCGTGCCGTTCAAGCCCTTCACCGAGTTGACGGTCGACGACTTCCGCGCGGGTCTCACCGACAAGGCGCTCGGCCAGATCGCGCTCGTGACGCTCGGTCACGCCCACGTCAGCGCGGGCGGCTCGTTCACCCTGACGAGCGGGGTGCTCGCCGACCAGGTCGTCGCGACCGGGGCTGCGGCCTCCGCCGTCAACGGGGCGCTGAACTCCTTCGTGATCGCCGCCGCGACCGGACTCCCCCAGGATCAGCGCATCAACGCGGTCAGCCCCAACGTCCTGCTCGAGGCGGAGTCCTACCACTCGAGCTTCCCCGGCTTCGTCCCGGTGCCCGCGGCCGACGTGGTGCAGGCGTACATCCGCGCGGTCGAGGGTGTGGAGACGGGGCGGGTGTTCTCGGTCTGA